In the Streptomyces fradiae ATCC 10745 = DSM 40063 genome, GCCCGGAGGGCCTGGCAGCGGCCGTCAGAGCCGTCCGGAAGGGGCGTGGCGACGGCGGGGGCCCGCGGGGCGGTCTCGGGGCCGGCCGGGCACCGGGGGCGGCCGCCTATCCTGAAGCCCGCCCGACCGCACACCGCCGACCCTCGACCGCCCGGCCCGCCGGCGAGAAAGGTGCCCCTTGAGCGCGCAGCAGATCCCCGTCGTCGTCCTCGCCGGATTCCTCGGGTCCGGCAAGACGACCCTGCTCAACCACCTCCTGCGCACCGCCCGCGGCACCCGCGTCGGCGTGATGGTCAACGACTTCGGGTCCATCGAGATCGACGCCATGACCGTCGCGGGGCAGGTCGGCTCGACGGTCTCCCTCGGCAACGGCTGCCTGTGCTGCGCCGTCGACGCGAGCGAGCTGGACACGTACCTGGAGACGCTGACCCGGCCCTCCGCGCGGCTCGACGTCATCGTCATCGAGGCCAGCGGGCTCGCCGAGCCGCAGGAGCTGGTGCGGATGCTCCTCGCCAGCGACAACGACCGGATCGTCTACGGCGGGCTCGTGGAGGTCGTCGACGCCGCCGAGTTCGACGCGACGCGCGTGCGTCACCCGGAGACCGACCGGCACCTGGGCATCGCCGACCTCGTCGTGGTCAACAAGGCCGACCGCGTCCAGGAGGACGAGCTGCGGCGCGTACGGGAGACCGTCGCCGCCCTCGCCGACCGGGCGGCCGTGGTCACCGCGGCGTACGGACGGGTCGACCCGGAGCTGCTGTTCGACCGCGCCGCCCGCACGGGCGACCCGGACGGGGCCCGGCAGCTGTCCTTCGAGGACCTGTACGCCGACGCGTACGAGCGTGAGCACCGGGACCATCCGCACGCGGCCTACGAGACGGTGTCGTTCACGGCCGGCGACCCCCTGCACCCGCGCCGCCTCATGGACTTCCTCGACTCGCGGCCCGAAGGGCTGTACCGCATCAAGGGGTTCGCGGACTTCGGCGCCGCCGACCCGGACCACCGGTACGTCACCCACGCCGTCGGCCGGTTCCTGCGGTTCTACCCGGAGCCCTGGCCGCCCGGAGAGCCGCGGCTCAGCCAGCTGGTGCTGATCGGCGCGGGCACGGACGGGCAGGCGCTGCTCCGGGCGCTGGACGGCTGCCGGGTGACGGGGGCGGCCGAGACGCCGGAGGAGCACGCCCTGTGGGGTGTGCTGCGGTACGTCCCCGAGCCCCGCGAGGACGGCGGGGCGGTGCCCGGCGCGGACGGGGCGGGGTCCGGGTACGGCGAGCCCGCCGAAGCGGACCCGCCGGCCCCGTACGAGACGGCGGCCCCCTACGACGAGGCCGCCCCCCACGACGAGACGGTGCCGTGCGACGACACCGTGCCGGACGACGAGCCCGACGACGACGATCCGTACGGCGACGCGTACGACGGCCGGTACGGCCCCGCACACGACGCCCCGTACGACGGCCGGTAGGGCGCGACCGCGGCCGGTCCCCGGGGTGGGGGCCGGCGGCGGTCCGCACCCCGCGGTCCGCACCCCGGACCGCGCGACGGCCACGCACACCGGACCGGCCCGGCCGGCGCGCCGGCCGCAGCCGACCCCGCGCCGGCCGGGACGCGCCGCGCTCCCGCGGGCGCCCCGGCCGGCCGCCGCCACCCGCGGCCGGCGACCGCTAGGACAGCGGCCCGGCCACCACCGCGACCGGCTTCAGCAGCGGCGTACCGGACCCGTCGCGGCGCGGGTCCAGGGCCGGCAGCTCCGCGGGCGTGCCGTTCTTCTGCGCCGCCCTGGCCGGGGCACCGCCCGCCCAGGCGAACACCAGCGCGTCCTCGCCCTTCAGGAACCGGTGGCAGCGCACGCCGCCGGTGGCCCGGCCCTTGCGCGGGTACTGGTCGAACGGCGTCAGCTTCGCCGACGTACCGGCGGTCCCGTCCAGCTGGCCGGTGGCCCCCGCCACCGTGAACACGACCGCGTCGGACGACGGGTCCACGGCGGTGAAGGAGAGCACCGCGGCGCCCGCCGCGAGCTTGACGCCCGCCATGCCGCCCGCGGGCCGGCCCTGCGGGCGCACCTGGGACGCCTGGAAGCGCAGCAGCTGCGCGTCGGAGGTGACGAAGACCAGGTCCTCCTCGCCCGTCCGCAGCTCCGCCGCCCCGACGATCCGGTCGCCCTCCTTGAGCGTGATGACCTCCAGCTCGTCCTTGTTCGCCGGGTAGTCGGGCACCACCCGCTTCACGACGCCCTGCAGGGTGCCCAGCGCGAGGCCCGGCGACGACTCGTCCAGGGTGGTCAGGCAGACGACCGTCTCGTCCTTCTCCAGCGTCACGAACTCCGACAGCGGCGCCCCGCCCGACAGGGTCGGTGCGGACGCCGTGTCCGGCAGCTGCGGCAGGTCGATCACGGACAGCCGCAGCAGCCGCCCGGAGGACGTCACCACGCCGATCGTGCCGCGCTGCGTCGCCGCCACCGCCGACACCACCACGTCGTGCTTGGCGCGCTTGCCGCCGCTCTCCGGCAGCGGCTCGCCGCTCGCCGTACGGGCCAGCAGACCCGTCGAGGAGAGCAGGACCCGGCACGGGTCGTCCGCCACCTCCAGCGGCACCGCGGCGGCCGCGGTGCCGGCCGACTCCAGCAGCACCGTGCGACGCTCCGTGGCGAACTTCTTCGCCACCGCCGCCAGCTCGGACGAGACGAGCTTGCGCAGCTCCGCGTCCGACTCCAGGATCCTGGTCAGCGCCTCGATCTCGCCGGTCAGCCGCTCCCGCTCGTCCTCCAGCTCCAGCCGGTCGAACTTGGTGAGCCGGCGCAGCGGCGTGTCCAGGATGTACTGGGTCTGCACGTCGCTCAGCGAGAACCGCTCGATGAGCCGCTCCCTGGCCTGCGCCGAGTTCTCACTGGAGCGGATCAGCCGGATGACCTCGTCGATGTCGACGAGCGCCACCAGCAGGCCCTCGACCAGGTGCAGCCGGTCCCGCTTCTTGCCCCGGCGGAACTCGCTGCGCCGCCGGACCACCTCGAAGCGGTGGTCGAGGTAGACCTCCAGCAGCTCCTTGAGGCCCAGCGTGACGGGCTGGCCGTCCACCAGCGCCACGTTGTTGATGCCGAAGGACTCCTCCATCGGCGTCAGCTTGTACAGCTGCTCCAGCACCGCCTCGGGCACGAAGCCGTTCTTGATCTCGATGACCAGGCGCAGCCCGTGCTCGCGGTCCGTGAGGTCCTTGACGTCCGCGATGCCCTGCAGCTTCTTCGCGCCGACCAGGTCCTTGATCTTGGCGATGACCTTCTCCGGGCCGACCGCGAACGGCAGCTCGGTGACGACCAGGCCCTTGCGGCGCGCCGTCACGTTCTCCACCGTCGCCGTCGCGCGGATCTTGAACGTGCCGCGGCCGGACTCGTACGCGTCCCGGATGCCGGACAGGCCGACGATCCTGCCGCCGGTCGGCAGGTCCGGGCCGGGGACGTACCGCATGAGGGTCTCGAGGTCGGCGTGCGGGTGCCGGATCAGGTGCCGCGCGGCGGCGATCACCTCGCCCAGGTTGTGCGGGGGCATGTTGGTCGCCATGCCGACCGCGATGCCGGAGGCGCCGTTGACCAGCAGGTTCGGGAAGGCGGCCGGGAGGGCGACCGGCTCGCGCTCCTGCCCGTCGTAGTTGGGCGCGAAGTCGACCGTGTCCTCGTCGATCGACTCCGTCATCAGCGAGGTCGCGTCCGCCATCCGGCACTCGGTGTACCGCATGGCGGCCGGCGGGTCGTCGTTGCCGAGCGAGCCGAAGTTGCCGTGGCCGTCGACCAGGGGCAGGCGCATCGAGAACGGCTGCGCCATGCGCACCAGCGCGTCGTAGATCGACGCGTCGCCGTGCGGGTGGAGCTTGCCCATCACCTCGCCGACGACGCGGGCGCACTTGACGAACCCGCGCTCGGGACGCAGGCCCATCTCGTTCATCTGGTAGACGATGCGGCGGTGCACCGGCTTCATGCCGTCGCGCGCGTCGGGCAGGGCTCGGGAGTAGATCACCGAGTACGCGTACTCGAGGAAGGAGCCCTGCATCTCGTCGACGACGTCGATGTCGAGGATCCGCTCCTCGAAGTCGTCGGGCGGCGGGGTCTTCGTGCTGCGGCGGGCCATCGCTGCTGCGGCTCCTTCACCAACAAGGTTGATCTGACGCCGACCATTGTGGACCGTCCCACTGACAGGACCGACCGCGACCCGGAAGAGGGACGTGTGGGCCTTCGGGAACTTCGCCGGGCGCCGGTGCGCTTGCATACAGTGGCAGGACTTTCCATGACGCGATCGAAGGGACGTACATGCCCATGGGTCACACGGCCACAGCCCAGGCCGGCTCCGGCGGGCTGAAAGCGACCAAGCACCGGCTGGCCAACGGCCTGCGCGTGGTGCTCTCGGAGGACCACCTGACCCCGGTCGCCGCGGTGTGCCTCTGGTACGACGTAGGCTCCCGCCACGAGGTCAAGGGCCGCACCGGCCTCGCCCACCTCTTCGAGCACCTGATGTTCCAGGGCTCCAAGCAGGTCCAGGGGAACGGCCACTTCGAGCTGGTGCAGGGCGCGGGCGGCTCGCTCAACGGCACCACCAGCTTCGAGCGCACCAACTACTTCGAGACCATGCCCGCCCACCAGCTGGAGCTCGCCCTCTGGCTGGAGGCCGACCGCATGGGCTCCCTCCTCGCCGCGCTGGACGAGGAGTCGATGGAGAACCAGCGGGACGTCGTCAAGAACGAGCGCCGCCAGCGCTACGACAACGTGCCCTACGGCACCGCCTTCGAGCGGCTGACCGCCCTCGTCTTCCCCGACGGCCACCCCTACCACCACACGCCGATCGGCTCCATGGCGGACCTGGACGCGGCCACGCTGGAGGACGCGCGCGCCTTCTTCCGCACCTACTACGCGCCGAACAACGCCGTCCTGTCCGTCGTCGGCGACATCGACCCGGAGCAGACCCTCGCCTGGATCGAGAAGTACTTCGGCTCCATCCCGTCCCACGACGGCAAGCCGGCCCCGCGCGACGGGCACCTCACCGACGTCATCGGCGAGGAGCTGCGCGAGGTCGTCGAGGAGGACGTCCCGGCCCGCGCCCTGATGGCCGCCTACCGCCTCCCCGCCGACGGCACGCGCCCGT is a window encoding:
- a CDS encoding CobW family GTP-binding protein, encoding MSAQQIPVVVLAGFLGSGKTTLLNHLLRTARGTRVGVMVNDFGSIEIDAMTVAGQVGSTVSLGNGCLCCAVDASELDTYLETLTRPSARLDVIVIEASGLAEPQELVRMLLASDNDRIVYGGLVEVVDAAEFDATRVRHPETDRHLGIADLVVVNKADRVQEDELRRVRETVAALADRAAVVTAAYGRVDPELLFDRAARTGDPDGARQLSFEDLYADAYEREHRDHPHAAYETVSFTAGDPLHPRRLMDFLDSRPEGLYRIKGFADFGAADPDHRYVTHAVGRFLRFYPEPWPPGEPRLSQLVLIGAGTDGQALLRALDGCRVTGAAETPEEHALWGVLRYVPEPREDGGAVPGADGAGSGYGEPAEADPPAPYETAAPYDEAAPHDETVPCDDTVPDDEPDDDDPYGDAYDGRYGPAHDAPYDGR
- a CDS encoding DNA gyrase/topoisomerase IV subunit A translates to MARRSTKTPPPDDFEERILDIDVVDEMQGSFLEYAYSVIYSRALPDARDGMKPVHRRIVYQMNEMGLRPERGFVKCARVVGEVMGKLHPHGDASIYDALVRMAQPFSMRLPLVDGHGNFGSLGNDDPPAAMRYTECRMADATSLMTESIDEDTVDFAPNYDGQEREPVALPAAFPNLLVNGASGIAVGMATNMPPHNLGEVIAAARHLIRHPHADLETLMRYVPGPDLPTGGRIVGLSGIRDAYESGRGTFKIRATATVENVTARRKGLVVTELPFAVGPEKVIAKIKDLVGAKKLQGIADVKDLTDREHGLRLVIEIKNGFVPEAVLEQLYKLTPMEESFGINNVALVDGQPVTLGLKELLEVYLDHRFEVVRRRSEFRRGKKRDRLHLVEGLLVALVDIDEVIRLIRSSENSAQARERLIERFSLSDVQTQYILDTPLRRLTKFDRLELEDERERLTGEIEALTRILESDAELRKLVSSELAAVAKKFATERRTVLLESAGTAAAAVPLEVADDPCRVLLSSTGLLARTASGEPLPESGGKRAKHDVVVSAVAATQRGTIGVVTSSGRLLRLSVIDLPQLPDTASAPTLSGGAPLSEFVTLEKDETVVCLTTLDESSPGLALGTLQGVVKRVVPDYPANKDELEVITLKEGDRIVGAAELRTGEEDLVFVTSDAQLLRFQASQVRPQGRPAGGMAGVKLAAGAAVLSFTAVDPSSDAVVFTVAGATGQLDGTAGTSAKLTPFDQYPRKGRATGGVRCHRFLKGEDALVFAWAGGAPARAAQKNGTPAELPALDPRRDGSGTPLLKPVAVVAGPLS
- a CDS encoding M16 family metallopeptidase, whose amino-acid sequence is MGHTATAQAGSGGLKATKHRLANGLRVVLSEDHLTPVAAVCLWYDVGSRHEVKGRTGLAHLFEHLMFQGSKQVQGNGHFELVQGAGGSLNGTTSFERTNYFETMPAHQLELALWLEADRMGSLLAALDEESMENQRDVVKNERRQRYDNVPYGTAFERLTALVFPDGHPYHHTPIGSMADLDAATLEDARAFFRTYYAPNNAVLSVVGDIDPEQTLAWIEKYFGSIPSHDGKPAPRDGHLTDVIGEELREVVEEDVPARALMAAYRLPADGTRPCDAADLALTILGGGESSRLHNRLVRRDRTAVAAGFGLLRLAGAPSMGWLDVKTSAGVEVPDIEAAVDEELARFAAEGPTAEEMERAQAQLEREWLDRLGTVAGRADELCRFAVLFGDPQLALTAVQRVLEVTADEVREVAARHLRPDNRGVLVYEPTKGGADDQAGGDQTDSDDEEGADQ